One stretch of Bacteroidota bacterium DNA includes these proteins:
- a CDS encoding rhomboid family intramembrane serine protease → MNYNSRINDFILKFTKSNNIIYKLILINVIFFVIVGIVRLGFFLSTGETYSNGYLQFWNNLSLSADSSTTVTKPWTLITYMFMHSGFFHIFWNMVILYWFGSIFREYQNDEKVLSTYILGGLTGGIFYLIIYQFIPFLGDKAPLLGMVGASASVLAILVAAATLTPNYSINLLFIGAVKLKYIAIALIVIDIISFPEGNYGGHIAHLGGALYGFIFVRQLQKGKDIGSWINKLLFSIKEAFKSQKKTKFKTYKGNGKKEQSKPKSTARNIADQKEIDDILDKISQSGYDSLSEKEKERLFDASKK, encoded by the coding sequence ATGAATTATAATTCACGAATAAACGATTTCATTTTAAAATTTACCAAAAGTAATAACATAATTTACAAGCTTATTCTAATTAATGTTATTTTCTTTGTAATTGTTGGAATTGTTCGACTCGGATTTTTTCTATCTACAGGAGAAACTTACTCAAACGGATATTTACAATTTTGGAATAATCTTTCATTATCTGCCGACAGCTCTACAACCGTAACAAAACCATGGACACTAATAACTTATATGTTTATGCACAGTGGATTTTTTCATATTTTTTGGAATATGGTAATCTTGTATTGGTTTGGTTCAATTTTTAGAGAATACCAGAACGATGAAAAAGTATTAAGTACTTATATTTTAGGTGGTCTTACAGGTGGAATTTTTTATCTCATTATATATCAATTTATTCCCTTCCTTGGAGATAAAGCACCATTACTTGGGATGGTTGGTGCCTCGGCAAGTGTTTTAGCAATACTTGTTGCTGCTGCAACACTAACTCCCAATTATTCAATAAACCTTCTATTTATTGGAGCTGTAAAACTCAAATATATTGCAATAGCATTGATTGTTATTGACATAATCAGCTTTCCCGAAGGCAACTATGGTGGACATATTGCACATCTTGGAGGTGCTCTCTACGGTTTTATTTTTGTAAGACAATTGCAAAAAGGAAAAGATATTGGTTCTTGGATTAACAAACTGCTTTTTTCGATAAAGGAAGCATTTAAATCTCAAAAGAAAACAAAGTTTAAAACATATAAAGGAAACGGTAAAAAGGAACAAAGTAAGCCAAAATCAACAGCCCGGAATATTGCCGACCAAAAAGAAATTGACGATATACTTGACAAAATATCACAATCAGGCTATGACAGTCTTTCTGAAAAGGAAAAAGAAAGGCTTTTTGATGCAAGTAAGAAATAG
- a CDS encoding OsmC family protein: MLEIDVNWKDKMAFDTELNGHSITIDAEANVGGEDKGPRPKPLMLIALGGCTAMDVISILKKMRVEPDKFNVKVQAEETNEHPKHFSKFHITYQFWGKDLPMAKIEKAVKLSEERYCGVTLMLNKAAEITNEIQIMN; the protein is encoded by the coding sequence ATGTTAGAAATTGATGTAAACTGGAAAGATAAAATGGCATTTGATACTGAGCTTAACGGACATTCAATAACAATTGATGCAGAAGCAAATGTTGGTGGAGAAGACAAAGGACCACGACCAAAGCCTTTGATGTTAATTGCTCTGGGAGGCTGTACTGCAATGGATGTAATTTCAATTCTTAAAAAAATGCGTGTAGAACCTGACAAATTTAACGTAAAAGTTCAAGCAGAAGAAACAAATGAACATCCTAAGCATTTTAGCAAATTTCATATAACTTATCAATTTTGGGGTAAAGATCTTCCAATGGCTAAAATTGAGAAAGCTGTTAAACTTTCAGAAGAAAGATATTGTGGAGTTACATTAATGTTAAATAAAGCTGCTGAAATAACAAACGAAATTCAAATAATGAATTAA
- a CDS encoding DUF4175 family protein: MLKSKENTANYNLLIKKLDDFIRKFYKNKIIKGIILVLSIMLISFLLVNILEYFGHFGTLLRSILFYTYLFVNIFILILYIFIPVFQLFKLGKIISHKQASQIIGAHFENVNDKLTNTLQLREMLDLHPENKQIIEFSINQKIENLKPISFNTAINILENRKYLKYLIIPIVVLLIFIFGAPQVLTESTNRLIDHKIYYAKELPFKFILLNDSLATVRNEDFMVSLEVDGHSLPSKVNIEIDGSSFVMDRQRNNVFEYNIKNVRSNFEFKFSSGSYYSNSYKVIVLPKPLLRKFTIRLDYPNYLGKKTEEIINVGDLTIPTGTKVYWKFFTEETEKLLLGFEREQINLKRNAENIFSYSKRFLTNNFYSVKTSNKFMDSKDSIIYYINIIPDVYPQIQVDKKEDSLISKYMFFSGEISDDYGLSKLTFNYRYKKSEDSLKIGKKYSTKITVISGKNYQNFIYSFDLNKLSISAGDVLEYYFEVWDNDGVNGHKSTMSQRFFYEAPSMKEIDEKTDKMSSELKSGMKDAFRKTKEIQEELKEARKKLLENKTLKWEDKKYIEDVLQKQKDLKSQIDKLKEKYKENVSTTDEYKKISDEMMEKYEQLFEMFEKVIPEELKKLYEELDELLKKNMKDEIQEEMENMEMSTKDMEKELDRMLEMFKQFEFEQKTDELIEKLDELAEKQEELADKTDEKKSNQEDLEKKQNRLNEDFKDIEQDFKELEKLNKELENSHNLDDFKPEQKDIEQQQSESLKNLQNNKKKKSSQNQRNAAKKMKDLSKKMAAMNMKMKMSAMKINYKKLRQIVENLIHLSFEQEKLIEELKKINTYNPQYVELAQRQRKLNDEAKMIEDSLFALSKRVPQIKNYINRELNNLNFNMDKTIGYFADRNIPEVRKNQQYVMTSVNNIAVMLSEVLKSMQSQMSMKGSGTKMCNNPKKGKSPKSGIKGLRKLQEQLNQQIKDLKNGQKPGQGGMSKRIAQMAAKQEKLRNQLRQIEMENKKNGNDPGAKLNEIQELMEETEKDLVNKRINAETIRRQKQITIKLLEAEKAEKEQGREKKRKSRTAADIFKRNPPSLEEYNKEKLKEIELLRTVPPTLNPYYRIKVKEYFRQLPVR; the protein is encoded by the coding sequence ATGCTAAAAAGTAAAGAAAATACAGCTAACTACAATCTTTTGATAAAAAAACTTGATGATTTTATTAGAAAATTTTACAAAAATAAAATTATTAAAGGGATAATATTAGTTTTAAGCATAATGTTAATCTCTTTTTTGCTTGTCAATATTCTTGAATATTTTGGACATTTTGGCACTTTGCTTCGTAGCATTCTTTTTTATACTTACTTATTTGTAAACATATTTATTTTAATACTATATATTTTTATCCCTGTTTTTCAGTTATTTAAATTAGGAAAAATAATTTCTCACAAGCAAGCATCTCAAATAATAGGTGCTCATTTTGAAAATGTTAACGACAAATTAACAAATACTCTTCAGTTGAGAGAGATGCTGGATTTGCATCCTGAAAATAAGCAAATTATAGAATTTAGTATTAATCAAAAAATTGAAAATCTTAAGCCGATTTCATTTAATACAGCTATTAATATTTTGGAAAATCGTAAATATTTAAAGTATTTGATTATTCCAATAGTTGTTCTTTTAATATTTATTTTCGGTGCTCCTCAAGTTTTAACGGAAAGTACAAACCGATTGATAGATCATAAAATTTATTATGCTAAAGAGCTTCCTTTTAAATTTATTTTATTGAACGACAGTCTTGCTACAGTTAGAAATGAAGATTTTATGGTAAGTTTAGAAGTTGACGGACACAGCCTTCCCTCAAAAGTAAACATTGAAATTGACGGTAGTAGTTTTGTTATGGATAGGCAAAGAAACAATGTTTTTGAATACAATATCAAAAATGTTCGCTCGAATTTTGAGTTCAAGTTTTCAAGTGGTTCGTATTATTCAAATAGCTATAAAGTGATTGTGTTACCAAAACCCTTGCTAAGAAAATTTACAATAAGGCTGGATTATCCGAATTATCTTGGCAAAAAAACAGAGGAAATTATTAATGTTGGAGATCTTACAATACCGACCGGAACAAAAGTCTATTGGAAATTTTTTACCGAAGAAACTGAAAAGTTATTATTGGGTTTTGAAAGAGAGCAGATCAATTTAAAAAGAAATGCTGAAAATATTTTTTCATACTCTAAACGCTTTTTAACAAATAATTTTTATTCAGTAAAAACTTCTAATAAGTTTATGGATAGTAAAGATTCCATAATTTATTACATAAATATTATTCCTGATGTATATCCGCAAATTCAGGTTGATAAAAAAGAAGACTCACTTATTTCCAAATACATGTTTTTTAGTGGAGAAATTTCTGATGATTATGGTTTGTCTAAATTAACTTTTAATTATAGGTATAAAAAAAGTGAAGATAGTTTGAAAATCGGAAAAAAATATTCAACAAAAATTACTGTTATCAGTGGAAAAAATTATCAAAATTTCATTTATTCTTTCGATCTAAATAAATTATCTATTTCAGCAGGAGATGTACTTGAATATTATTTTGAAGTATGGGATAATGATGGCGTTAATGGTCATAAATCAACAATGTCTCAAAGGTTTTTTTATGAAGCACCATCGATGAAAGAAATAGATGAAAAAACCGATAAAATGTCTTCAGAATTAAAGTCGGGGATGAAAGATGCTTTTAGAAAAACTAAGGAAATTCAGGAAGAATTAAAAGAAGCACGAAAAAAATTATTGGAAAACAAAACTCTTAAATGGGAGGATAAAAAATATATTGAGGATGTTTTGCAAAAGCAAAAAGACCTTAAATCGCAGATTGATAAACTCAAAGAGAAATACAAAGAAAATGTTTCTACTACTGATGAGTATAAAAAGATAAGTGATGAAATGATGGAGAAGTACGAACAGCTTTTCGAAATGTTTGAAAAAGTGATACCAGAAGAATTAAAAAAACTGTATGAAGAGCTTGATGAACTATTGAAGAAAAATATGAAGGATGAGATTCAGGAGGAGATGGAAAATATGGAGATGAGTACAAAGGACATGGAAAAGGAATTGGATCGCATGTTAGAAATGTTTAAGCAATTTGAATTTGAACAAAAAACCGATGAACTGATTGAGAAGTTAGATGAACTTGCAGAAAAACAGGAAGAACTTGCAGACAAAACTGATGAGAAAAAATCTAATCAAGAAGATCTTGAAAAAAAGCAAAATAGATTGAATGAAGATTTTAAAGATATTGAACAGGACTTTAAAGAATTGGAAAAACTGAACAAAGAATTAGAAAATTCGCACAATCTTGATGATTTTAAACCAGAGCAAAAAGATATTGAACAGCAACAGAGCGAGAGCTTAAAAAATTTACAAAATAATAAAAAGAAAAAGTCATCACAGAATCAACGTAATGCTGCAAAAAAGATGAAAGACCTATCAAAAAAGATGGCAGCTATGAATATGAAAATGAAGATGAGTGCGATGAAAATTAATTATAAAAAATTACGTCAAATAGTTGAAAACCTGATACATCTTTCATTTGAACAAGAAAAACTGATAGAAGAATTAAAAAAAATAAACACTTACAATCCTCAGTATGTTGAGCTTGCACAACGACAACGAAAATTAAATGATGAAGCAAAAATGATTGAGGATAGTTTGTTTGCATTAAGCAAAAGAGTACCACAGATAAAAAATTACATAAACAGAGAGTTGAATAATCTAAACTTTAATATGGATAAAACCATTGGATATTTTGCCGATAGAAATATTCCTGAGGTTAGAAAAAATCAACAATATGTGATGACCTCAGTAAATAATATTGCCGTGATGCTTAGTGAGGTGTTAAAAAGTATGCAAAGTCAAATGTCGATGAAGGGCTCGGGAACAAAGATGTGCAATAATCCAAAGAAGGGTAAAAGTCCAAAGTCAGGAATTAAGGGGTTGCGGAAATTACAAGAGCAATTAAATCAACAGATAAAAGACTTAAAGAATGGACAGAAGCCGGGGCAAGGAGGTATGAGTAAAAGAATTGCTCAAATGGCTGCAAAACAAGAGAAGTTGCGAAATCAATTGCGGCAAATAGAAATGGAAAATAAAAAGAATGGAAATGACCCCGGAGCTAAGCTTAATGAAATACAAGAGTTGATGGAAGAAACTGAAAAAGACCTTGTTAATAAAAGAATAAATGCTGAAACAATAAGACGACAGAAACAAATTACAATCAAACTGTTAGAAGCAGAAAAAGCAGAAAAAGAACAAGGACGAGAAAAGAAAA